A section of the Sphaerobacter thermophilus DSM 20745 genome encodes:
- a CDS encoding CobW family GTP-binding protein → MSVENRIPVLIVSGFLGSGKTTLLRRFLRHPLAGEVAIIVNEFGEVGIDHHLIRKTDERTVLLDHGCICCSMRSDLAHALRELLSKRDRGAIPRFDRVVIETTGLADPVPIVHTIVSDPVVRNHFRVERLAVTLDAVSGQTNLATYGEAVRQIAAADAVILTKLDLVEEEVVDELRATLAAINPSAMVLDSAFGRTDFDRLLAAGVAGLGALEAVSADGTGPEPAPVVAHGMGAVASRCIVIDRPLDWHMFGVWLTMLLHRHGSRILRMKGFLNVGGEGGPLVLEGVQHVIHAPRHLREWPDDDRRSRIVVITRDLDIDLIEESLHAFQNAAQSA, encoded by the coding sequence GTGAGTGTCGAGAACCGGATCCCGGTCCTCATCGTCTCCGGCTTCCTCGGGAGTGGCAAGACGACCCTGCTCCGTCGTTTCCTGCGCCACCCGCTGGCGGGAGAGGTGGCGATCATCGTCAACGAGTTTGGGGAGGTTGGCATCGATCACCACCTGATCCGCAAGACCGATGAGCGCACGGTCCTGCTCGACCACGGCTGTATCTGCTGCAGCATGCGTAGCGATCTCGCGCACGCGCTGCGAGAGCTTCTGAGCAAGCGCGACCGCGGTGCCATCCCGCGCTTCGACCGCGTCGTGATCGAGACGACCGGCCTGGCCGATCCGGTGCCGATTGTGCACACGATCGTGTCCGACCCGGTCGTGCGCAACCACTTCCGGGTCGAGCGCCTGGCGGTCACGCTCGACGCGGTCAGCGGACAGACGAATCTCGCAACTTACGGGGAAGCAGTGCGCCAGATCGCCGCGGCCGACGCGGTCATCCTGACGAAGCTGGACCTCGTCGAGGAGGAGGTCGTCGACGAGCTGCGGGCCACGCTGGCGGCGATCAACCCGAGCGCGATGGTGCTCGACAGCGCGTTCGGTCGCACCGACTTCGACCGGTTGCTGGCTGCCGGCGTGGCCGGGCTTGGGGCGCTGGAAGCGGTCAGCGCTGACGGCACGGGACCGGAACCGGCGCCGGTTGTCGCTCATGGAATGGGCGCCGTCGCGTCCCGCTGCATCGTGATCGACCGTCCCCTGGACTGGCATATGTTCGGCGTCTGGCTCACCATGCTGCTCCATCGCCACGGCAGCCGCATCCTGCGGATGAAGGGCTTCCTGAACGTGGGCGGCGAGGGTGGGCCGCTGGTGCTTGAAGGCGTGCAGCACGTCATCCACGCGCCGCGCCACCTGCGGGAGTGGCCCGACGACGACCGGCGTAGCCGCATCGTCGTCATCACGCGCGACCTTGATATCGATCTGATCGAGGAATCCTTGCACGCCTTCCAGAATGCGGCGCAGTCTGCGTAG
- a CDS encoding CaiB/BaiF CoA transferase family protein, whose product MPEQERSQPMPLAGVRVLDLGRHQAGPTCAMWLGDLGADVIKIENPDRGEDGRASGPPFFHGESAFFLSANRNKRSLALDIKRPEGQEIFRRLAAEADVVIENFRPGVMDALNIGYARVSALNPRIIYCSISGFGADGPYADRPGLDQIIQGVSGLMSVTGFEGGEPVRVGIPIADLVTGLFGAYGVLAALQARERTGRGQHIQTSLLECMVGLMSFQAVRYLNGAGTPPPAGNHHPINAPYGVFRAKDGYLTLGATGEKRWRKLCEILGTEEWLTDPRFATNGARHENRLLLADLISEKLQARTADEWERIFNEAGIPCGPIYRVDQALEHPQVRHREMVVERAHPTMGTVRLLGVPVKFSETPAGLHRVPPLFAEHTDEILREIGISDDEIERLREAGIVRSGPATPGTEEP is encoded by the coding sequence GTGCCGGAGCAGGAACGATCTCAGCCGATGCCGCTGGCGGGGGTGCGTGTACTGGACCTGGGGCGGCACCAGGCGGGGCCGACCTGCGCCATGTGGCTCGGCGACCTCGGTGCCGATGTGATCAAGATCGAGAACCCGGATCGCGGCGAGGACGGCCGGGCCTCGGGACCACCGTTCTTCCACGGCGAGAGCGCCTTCTTCCTCTCAGCCAACCGCAACAAGCGCTCGCTTGCGCTGGACATCAAGCGTCCGGAGGGGCAGGAGATCTTCCGCCGCCTGGCGGCGGAGGCCGACGTGGTCATCGAGAACTTCCGCCCGGGGGTGATGGACGCCCTCAACATCGGCTACGCGCGCGTCTCGGCGCTCAACCCGCGCATCATCTACTGCTCGATCTCCGGCTTCGGGGCCGACGGCCCCTACGCCGACCGCCCCGGTCTGGACCAGATCATCCAGGGCGTCTCGGGGCTGATGAGCGTCACCGGCTTCGAGGGGGGCGAGCCGGTGCGCGTGGGTATCCCCATCGCCGACCTGGTGACCGGCCTCTTCGGCGCCTACGGCGTCCTGGCGGCGCTCCAGGCGCGGGAGCGCACCGGTCGCGGTCAGCACATCCAGACCTCGCTGCTGGAGTGCATGGTCGGGCTGATGTCGTTCCAGGCGGTGCGTTACCTCAATGGCGCCGGCACCCCGCCGCCGGCCGGGAACCACCACCCGATCAACGCGCCGTACGGGGTCTTCCGGGCCAAGGACGGCTACCTCACGCTGGGAGCGACCGGGGAGAAGCGCTGGCGGAAGCTGTGCGAGATCCTCGGCACCGAGGAGTGGCTGACCGATCCGCGCTTTGCCACCAATGGGGCGCGCCACGAGAACCGCCTGCTGCTGGCGGACCTGATCAGCGAGAAGCTGCAGGCGCGGACCGCGGACGAGTGGGAGCGCATCTTCAACGAGGCGGGGATCCCCTGCGGGCCGATCTACCGGGTTGACCAGGCGCTGGAGCACCCGCAGGTGCGGCACCGGGAGATGGTGGTCGAGCGCGCGCACCCGACGATGGGGACGGTGCGGCTGCTGGGGGTTCCGGTCAAGTTCAGTGAGACGCCGGCGGGGCTGCACCGGGTGCCGCCGCTCTTCGCCGAGCACACCGACGAGATCCTCCGCGAAATCGGCATCTCCGACGACGAGATTGAGCGCCTGCGGGAGGCCGGGATTGTGCGCTCCGGCCCAGCAACTCCGGGCACAGAGGAGCCGTAG
- a CDS encoding long-chain fatty acid--CoA ligase, protein MDGLMMDFPLILPTILRRAETIFGDREIVSRQPDRSLHRYTYADMARRARRLAAALTALGLRPGDRVGTFCWNHHQHLEAYFGIPLFGGVLHTLNLRLHPDDVAAIITHAEDRAILVDAVLLPIFEKIWPKVAVEHLIVIGDGPLPEGAIAYENLLASADPEGFVPPEIREQQAAAMCYSSGTTGRAKGVLYSHRAIVLHSLVSATADAVGLREADAVMPVVPMFHVNAWGLPFTGTLVGAKQVLPGPFLNPPSLIDLIERERVTITAGVPTVWLGVLQHLDQNPGAHDVSSLARMIVGGQAAPEGMIRAYQERHGIDVVHAWGMTEMSPLGTITYVPSSRRDAPAEEQYRYRAKQGRPLPLVEIRARGPEGLVPWDGKTMGELEVRGPAVARAYYNNPEGDTQFTNDGWFRTGDIVTIDPLGYIEITDRTKDVIKSGGEWISSIALENALMAHPAVAEAAVIAAAHPKWLERPVAVVVLKEGHTATETELLAHLAPHFAKWWLPDAVLFVDEIPRTSTGKFLKSALREQYRDVLRASAIPPAPEHAASVETSEG, encoded by the coding sequence ATGGACGGCCTGATGATGGACTTCCCGCTGATCCTCCCAACCATCCTGCGCCGCGCCGAGACGATCTTCGGGGACAGAGAGATCGTCAGCCGGCAGCCGGACCGCAGCCTCCACCGCTACACCTACGCCGATATGGCCCGGCGCGCGCGGCGGCTGGCTGCGGCGCTGACCGCACTCGGCCTGCGCCCCGGCGACCGGGTCGGCACCTTCTGCTGGAACCACCACCAGCACCTGGAGGCCTACTTCGGCATCCCGCTTTTCGGCGGTGTGCTCCACACCCTCAACCTCCGGCTACACCCCGACGACGTGGCTGCCATCATCACCCACGCCGAGGACCGCGCCATCCTGGTTGACGCCGTCCTGCTGCCGATCTTCGAGAAGATCTGGCCGAAGGTGGCCGTGGAGCACCTGATCGTCATCGGCGACGGCCCGCTGCCCGAGGGCGCGATCGCGTACGAGAACCTGCTGGCGTCAGCCGACCCGGAGGGGTTCGTCCCGCCGGAGATCCGCGAGCAGCAGGCCGCGGCGATGTGTTACTCCTCGGGCACGACCGGCCGGGCCAAGGGGGTGCTCTACTCCCACCGCGCCATCGTGCTCCACTCGCTGGTCAGCGCCACCGCCGACGCGGTCGGACTGCGCGAGGCGGACGCGGTCATGCCGGTCGTGCCGATGTTCCATGTCAATGCCTGGGGCCTGCCCTTCACCGGAACCCTGGTCGGAGCCAAGCAAGTGCTGCCCGGCCCCTTCCTCAACCCGCCCAGCTTGATCGACCTGATCGAACGCGAGCGGGTGACCATCACCGCCGGGGTGCCCACCGTCTGGCTCGGGGTGCTGCAGCACCTCGACCAGAATCCAGGCGCACACGACGTCTCCAGCCTGGCCCGCATGATCGTCGGCGGACAGGCAGCGCCGGAGGGGATGATCCGTGCCTACCAGGAGCGACACGGGATCGACGTGGTCCACGCCTGGGGCATGACCGAGATGAGCCCGCTGGGGACCATCACCTACGTACCGAGCAGCCGCCGCGATGCGCCGGCCGAGGAGCAGTACCGCTACCGCGCCAAACAGGGCCGGCCGCTCCCGCTGGTGGAGATCCGCGCCCGTGGCCCCGAGGGGCTGGTGCCTTGGGACGGGAAGACCATGGGCGAGCTGGAGGTACGCGGCCCGGCAGTCGCCCGCGCCTACTACAACAACCCGGAGGGCGACACCCAGTTCACCAACGACGGCTGGTTCCGCACCGGCGACATCGTGACCATCGACCCGCTGGGCTACATCGAGATCACCGACCGAACCAAAGACGTAATCAAGTCGGGCGGGGAATGGATCAGCTCCATCGCGCTGGAGAACGCGCTGATGGCCCACCCGGCCGTGGCCGAGGCGGCGGTGATCGCAGCAGCCCATCCGAAATGGCTGGAGCGGCCGGTAGCAGTGGTCGTGCTCAAGGAAGGGCACACCGCCACTGAGACGGAGTTGCTGGCCCACCTCGCACCGCACTTCGCCAAGTGGTGGCTGCCGGACGCCGTCCTGTTCGTCGACGAGATCCCACGCACCTCGACCGGCAAGTTCCTCAAGTCCGCCCTGCGCGAGCAGTACCGCGACGTGCTGCGAGCATCGGCCATACCCCCCGCGCCCGAGCACGCCGCCTCAGTCGAGACGAGCGAGGGGTGA
- a CDS encoding Bug family tripartite tricarboxylate transporter substrate binding protein: protein MERDRKPSGGGWRLLVAVTLIASITLAACGTAAGQARGIPDDYPDKAIELVVPYAPGGGSDNMARTITAILQREGIFTKTINVVNREGGSGTVGQTYVAGKKGDNYTIMTMTSGIITNEFVLDTDITYRDFTPIARLALDQLLIIVRADSPFQTIEDLINAAKETPDGVSWGGTGLGGEDSLLLAQIEKEADVQLNYISFDSGGEVQAALLGGHIDVASANPNEVLGQIEAGEIRALAVAGPERLGQLPDVPTLKEKGINAIYEQTRGILGPPDMDPAAVEFWAEIFRQLSESEAWQTEFIEANMLRSGYLGPEDYRKAMDEESATVKELIEEMGLGSN from the coding sequence ATGGAGCGTGATCGTAAACCGAGCGGGGGCGGCTGGAGGTTGCTGGTTGCCGTAACCCTGATAGCGTCGATAACGCTGGCGGCATGCGGCACGGCCGCCGGACAGGCCCGTGGCATTCCGGACGACTACCCCGACAAGGCCATCGAGCTTGTCGTCCCATACGCCCCAGGCGGCGGCTCGGACAACATGGCCCGGACCATCACAGCGATTCTCCAACGCGAGGGGATCTTCACCAAGACCATCAACGTGGTGAACCGCGAGGGAGGCAGCGGCACCGTCGGTCAGACGTACGTCGCCGGTAAGAAGGGCGACAACTACACGATCATGACGATGACCTCCGGCATCATCACCAACGAGTTCGTGCTCGATACGGACATCACCTACCGAGATTTCACCCCGATCGCGAGGCTGGCGCTCGACCAACTGCTCATCATCGTCCGGGCCGACTCACCCTTCCAGACGATCGAGGATCTGATCAATGCCGCGAAGGAGACGCCGGATGGCGTGAGTTGGGGTGGCACGGGCCTCGGCGGAGAGGACAGTCTGCTGCTGGCGCAGATCGAGAAGGAAGCCGACGTCCAGCTCAACTACATCAGCTTCGACAGCGGCGGCGAGGTCCAGGCGGCGTTGCTCGGCGGTCATATCGATGTCGCCTCGGCCAACCCCAACGAGGTGCTCGGGCAGATCGAGGCCGGTGAAATCCGCGCCCTGGCGGTCGCCGGCCCCGAACGGCTTGGCCAGCTTCCTGACGTACCGACCCTGAAGGAGAAGGGCATCAACGCGATCTACGAGCAGACGCGCGGGATCCTCGGGCCACCGGACATGGACCCTGCAGCGGTCGAGTTCTGGGCGGAGATCTTCCGCCAGCTCTCCGAATCGGAGGCCTGGCAGACCGAATTCATCGAGGCCAACATGCTGCGCTCCGGGTATCTGGGGCCTGAGGACTACCGGAAGGCGATGGACGAAGAGTCCGCAACCGTCAAGGAACTCATCGAGGAGATGGGTCTCGGATCGAATTAG
- a CDS encoding ABC transporter ATP-binding protein, with the protein MAILAQDERPSEEGVAAGGQRGTVVLRGVTKRFGATTAVDHIDLTIPGGSYVVLLGPSGCGKTTLLRMIGGHEMADAGDILLDGVRLNDVPAAQRDISTVFQHYALFPHKTVAENVEFGLKMRGLPPAEREQRVSEALEFMDLSNLRDRFPKQLSGGQQQRVALARALVTQPTVLLLDEPLGDLDRLLQLRMRVELRTLQRRLRISFIHVTHNQEEALAIADQIVVMENGQIKQVGSPQDVYRRPSNLFTASFMGDNNILAGRVLSIDGDVVEVVCDGLRLRTSGVPHPLTVDQPVHASIRAATVRVRPEATAAMDLPPNCVAARATFIEYLGDIVKLHCQTASGLSLIAKLPESDTSWQHIREDETDLVLYWDDADVQLLTA; encoded by the coding sequence GTGGCGATCCTGGCTCAGGATGAGCGTCCCTCGGAGGAGGGAGTGGCGGCCGGCGGCCAGCGGGGGACGGTGGTACTCCGCGGCGTCACGAAGCGCTTCGGCGCGACCACGGCCGTCGATCACATCGATCTGACAATTCCCGGTGGCAGCTACGTCGTCCTGCTCGGCCCATCCGGCTGCGGCAAGACGACCCTCCTGCGGATGATCGGTGGCCACGAGATGGCCGACGCAGGCGATATCCTGCTCGACGGAGTGCGGCTCAACGACGTCCCTGCTGCCCAGCGCGACATCTCGACCGTCTTCCAGCACTACGCTCTCTTTCCGCATAAGACGGTGGCGGAGAACGTCGAGTTCGGCTTGAAGATGCGAGGCCTTCCCCCGGCGGAGCGAGAGCAGCGGGTTTCCGAGGCCCTGGAATTCATGGACCTCTCCAACCTGCGCGATCGGTTCCCGAAGCAACTCTCCGGAGGGCAGCAGCAGCGCGTCGCGCTGGCGCGTGCCCTGGTTACCCAGCCGACGGTGCTCCTGCTCGACGAGCCACTGGGAGACCTGGACCGGCTCCTCCAGCTCCGGATGCGGGTCGAGCTCCGCACGCTCCAGCGCCGCTTGCGGATCTCCTTCATTCACGTGACGCACAACCAGGAAGAGGCGTTGGCGATCGCCGACCAGATCGTGGTCATGGAGAACGGGCAGATCAAGCAGGTCGGCTCGCCGCAGGACGTGTACCGCCGCCCCAGCAACCTGTTCACCGCCAGCTTCATGGGGGACAACAACATCCTGGCCGGGCGTGTTCTCAGCATAGATGGCGACGTTGTCGAGGTCGTGTGTGATGGCCTGCGGCTGCGGACCAGTGGCGTACCGCACCCCTTGACGGTCGATCAGCCCGTCCACGCTTCGATCCGGGCGGCCACGGTGCGCGTGCGCCCGGAAGCGACCGCCGCCATGGATCTTCCACCCAATTGCGTGGCGGCGCGGGCCACCTTCATCGAGTACCTGGGTGACATCGTCAAGCTGCACTGCCAGACCGCGAGCGGCCTGTCGCTGATCGCCAAGCTCCCGGAGAGCGACACGAGTTGGCAGCACATCCGGGAGGACGAAACCGACTTGGTGTTGTATTGGGATGATGCTGATGTCCAGCTACTCACTGCCTGA
- a CDS encoding ABC transporter permease: MRARGRWFDRFLGLYFVIILLFLYGPILVMAVLSLQGPQGGMTFPMRGFGFHWWTRLFQVRASELQEAILRSLLVAVETGVIAAVFSVVIAFAYRRRLPGSSALLPMVLLALMTPGILLGLGMSLWWRILNFQPGHLALLGVHVVWALPFAFLVMIAVLNRFDPRVEESARDLGASESRTFFEVVLPIIWPGILSAALFGFTLSLNEFERSVLVTSDNTLPLQLWAMLTVQIIEPDLYALGTLTILITFVIVAALFIPTVIGQFRRLGGRAEAGEE, from the coding sequence ATGCGCGCGCGCGGCCGCTGGTTCGACCGGTTCCTCGGTCTCTACTTCGTTATCATCCTCCTGTTCCTCTACGGGCCGATCCTGGTGATGGCGGTCCTCTCCCTCCAGGGGCCGCAGGGGGGAATGACCTTCCCCATGCGCGGCTTCGGGTTCCACTGGTGGACGCGATTGTTCCAGGTGCGCGCCTCCGAACTACAGGAGGCCATCCTGCGCTCCTTGCTGGTGGCGGTTGAGACCGGTGTGATCGCCGCCGTCTTCAGCGTGGTTATCGCCTTCGCCTACCGGAGGCGACTCCCAGGATCGTCGGCGCTCCTCCCCATGGTGCTGCTCGCCCTCATGACGCCGGGCATCCTGCTCGGCCTCGGCATGAGCCTGTGGTGGCGCATCCTCAACTTCCAGCCCGGCCACCTGGCGCTCCTCGGAGTGCATGTGGTGTGGGCGCTGCCCTTCGCGTTCCTGGTGATGATTGCCGTACTCAACCGCTTCGACCCGCGCGTGGAGGAGTCGGCCCGCGACCTCGGCGCCAGCGAGTCCCGAACCTTCTTCGAGGTCGTGCTGCCGATCATCTGGCCGGGAATCTTGAGTGCCGCGCTCTTCGGCTTCACCCTGTCCCTGAACGAATTCGAGCGCAGCGTTCTGGTGACGTCCGACAACACCTTGCCGCTGCAACTCTGGGCGATGCTGACGGTGCAGATCATCGAGCCGGACCTCTACGCGCTCGGGACACTGACGATCCTGATCACCTTTGTGATCGTGGCCGCGCTCTTCATTCCGACGGTGATCGGCCAGTTCCGCCGGTTGGGCGGGCGCGCGGAGGCTGGCGAGGAGTAA
- a CDS encoding ABC transporter substrate-binding protein, with product MKQRGFSRRSFLQLTAGALGASLLAACGSSEASQPTQTGSGGGGAQPTTASGSPAPAVITGVTLRVVGTGVTLLEPIREQAEKDLGIKLEYDVNDGPAAQQKAATQPQSWDLYDQWFNSVKIVWGSGNAAPIDINRIQEWDKISPMPKEGKLTPEAKEGDGDAPYRILYVQPDNTLGSIPTEQISMLPLTFNVDSFGYRSDLVDEEDVDSWAILFNPKYKGKIGLYSDPSTGLMDLALGAQAAGLATFQNIGNMTREEIDTIMEILIEQKRAGQFRAFWNSFDESVNLMASGEVVVESMWSPAVTALQVRDVPVVYASPKEGYRGWYGGMMLNKNASDKVLDACYEYLNWWLNGWAGAVVARQGYYFCIPENVKRHLSQADWDYWYDGKPAAEDLLDPFGSVVAKAGSVRDGGDLVTRVSNIAVWNSVMDEHQYLVTKWNEFLAS from the coding sequence ATGAAGCAACGGGGGTTCTCGCGTCGATCGTTCCTACAGTTAACCGCTGGAGCGCTCGGGGCCTCGCTCCTCGCCGCGTGCGGTTCGTCTGAGGCGAGCCAGCCTACCCAAACCGGATCGGGTGGGGGCGGTGCCCAGCCGACCACAGCCTCGGGCTCTCCGGCCCCGGCTGTCATCACCGGCGTCACCCTCCGCGTGGTGGGCACCGGGGTGACGCTGCTGGAGCCCATCCGCGAGCAGGCCGAGAAGGATCTCGGGATCAAGCTCGAATACGACGTAAACGATGGCCCTGCCGCGCAGCAGAAGGCAGCGACCCAGCCCCAGTCGTGGGATCTCTACGACCAGTGGTTCAACTCGGTGAAGATCGTCTGGGGATCCGGCAATGCCGCTCCCATCGATATCAACCGCATCCAGGAGTGGGACAAGATCTCACCGATGCCGAAAGAAGGGAAGCTGACGCCGGAAGCCAAGGAGGGGGATGGCGACGCGCCGTACCGCATCCTCTACGTTCAGCCCGACAACACGCTCGGCTCCATCCCGACCGAGCAGATCTCCATGCTCCCACTGACCTTCAATGTCGACTCGTTCGGCTACCGCAGTGATCTGGTCGACGAAGAGGACGTCGATTCCTGGGCGATCCTATTCAATCCGAAGTACAAGGGGAAGATCGGGCTCTACAGTGACCCCTCGACCGGGTTGATGGACCTCGCCCTCGGCGCACAGGCCGCTGGGTTAGCCACCTTCCAGAACATCGGCAACATGACCCGCGAGGAGATCGACACAATCATGGAGATCTTGATCGAGCAGAAGCGGGCGGGTCAGTTCCGTGCTTTCTGGAACTCGTTCGACGAGTCGGTCAACCTCATGGCCAGCGGTGAAGTGGTCGTTGAGAGCATGTGGTCGCCGGCCGTGACCGCGCTCCAGGTGCGCGACGTACCGGTCGTCTACGCCAGCCCGAAGGAGGGCTATCGCGGCTGGTACGGTGGGATGATGCTCAACAAGAACGCGTCGGACAAGGTCCTCGACGCTTGCTATGAGTACCTCAACTGGTGGCTCAACGGCTGGGCTGGCGCAGTCGTTGCCCGGCAGGGCTACTACTTCTGCATCCCGGAGAATGTGAAACGTCACCTCTCCCAGGCTGACTGGGACTATTGGTACGACGGCAAGCCGGCCGCCGAGGATCTCCTGGATCCCTTTGGCTCTGTCGTCGCCAAGGCGGGCTCGGTTCGCGACGGTGGCGATCTCGTGACGCGGGTATCCAACATTGCCGTGTGGAACTCGGTCATGGACGAGCACCAGTACCTCGTGACCAAGTGGAACGAGTTCCTGGCTTCGTAG
- a CDS encoding polysaccharide deacetylase family protein, translating to MAKEILCAYGVDVDAVAGWLGSYGGEDSPCDITRGLFAGEIGSPRLLKLFHKYGIRTTWFIPGHSIETFPKQMKMVADAGHEIGLHGYSHENPIAMTPEQEEAVLVRCIELIEQFSGRRPVGYVAPWWELSPATVGLLLKHGIKYDHSRMDNDFHPFYARVGDSWTKIDYSQPAEAWMKPLVRGEETDLIEIPANWYLDDLPPMMFVKKSPNSYGFENPRNIEQLWRDQFDWVYREYDYAVFAMTIHPDVSGRPQVLLMHERLISYINQHPGVRWVTFEEIADDFAQRYPRTGSARPESVIEEWVAD from the coding sequence GTGGCGAAGGAGATCCTCTGCGCCTACGGCGTTGACGTGGATGCAGTTGCCGGCTGGCTCGGCTCCTATGGCGGCGAGGACTCACCCTGCGACATCACGCGCGGTCTGTTCGCTGGTGAGATCGGTAGCCCCCGGTTGTTGAAGCTGTTCCACAAGTACGGTATCCGGACCACCTGGTTCATCCCTGGCCACTCGATCGAGACGTTCCCCAAGCAGATGAAGATGGTGGCGGACGCGGGACACGAGATCGGCCTCCACGGCTACTCGCATGAGAACCCGATCGCCATGACGCCGGAGCAGGAAGAGGCGGTCCTGGTCCGCTGTATCGAGTTGATCGAGCAGTTCTCCGGGCGGCGACCGGTCGGCTACGTGGCTCCCTGGTGGGAGTTGAGCCCGGCGACGGTCGGCCTCCTTTTGAAGCACGGCATTAAGTACGACCACAGCCGCATGGACAACGACTTCCACCCGTTCTACGCCCGGGTTGGGGACTCCTGGACCAAGATCGACTACTCCCAGCCGGCCGAGGCGTGGATGAAGCCGCTGGTGCGCGGCGAGGAGACCGACCTGATCGAGATCCCGGCCAACTGGTACCTTGACGATCTCCCGCCCATGATGTTCGTCAAGAAGTCTCCCAACAGCTACGGGTTCGAAAACCCGCGCAACATCGAGCAACTGTGGCGGGACCAGTTCGACTGGGTGTACCGGGAGTACGACTACGCCGTCTTCGCCATGACGATCCACCCGGACGTCAGCGGCCGGCCGCAGGTGTTGCTGATGCACGAGCGGCTGATCTCCTACATCAACCAGCATCCGGGAGTCCGCTGGGTGACCTTCGAGGAGATCGCCGACGACTTCGCCCAGCGCTACCCGCGCACCGGCAGCGCCCGGCCGGAGAGCGTCATCGAGGAGTGGGTCGCTGACTAG
- a CDS encoding ABC transporter permease encodes MSSYSLPEAAPVPALGRRRLTANLSWALLLSLPLLWLLVFLFVPVLVVLVVSFFQPTLSGFEQSFTLDNYRLLLTSGPFFSTLVNTVLSALITTVVTFLAGFWVAYYLALVVPNLRSRFALFIIALAPFFTSFLIRAVAWIPMMGREGVLNSALLSLGIISAPLDFLLFSNFAVRVAMAQLYLLFMISPIFFSLSTIEPAVLEAASDMGARWWNILWEILLPLARPGIVIGAVFVFVLSMGDFATVRLIGGGASTSVGLSIQNFVTYMQFPQAAAAASILVLVTVLGVVLLLRWGAIGEDL; translated from the coding sequence ATGTCCAGCTACTCACTGCCTGAGGCCGCGCCGGTGCCGGCGCTCGGCCGACGGCGACTGACCGCCAATCTGTCGTGGGCACTGCTGTTGAGCCTGCCTCTGCTGTGGCTGCTCGTGTTCCTGTTCGTGCCGGTGCTGGTGGTGCTCGTCGTCAGCTTCTTCCAGCCGACTCTGTCCGGCTTCGAGCAGTCGTTCACCCTCGACAACTACCGGCTCCTGCTAACGTCCGGTCCGTTCTTCAGCACACTCGTCAATACCGTGCTAAGCGCGCTCATCACGACCGTCGTGACCTTCCTCGCCGGGTTCTGGGTCGCCTACTACCTTGCGCTCGTCGTGCCAAACCTGCGATCCCGCTTCGCGCTCTTTATCATCGCACTGGCTCCCTTTTTCACCAGCTTCCTTATCCGTGCAGTCGCTTGGATCCCCATGATGGGGCGCGAGGGAGTCCTCAACTCGGCGCTGCTTTCGCTCGGCATCATCTCCGCGCCGCTCGACTTCCTGCTCTTCTCCAACTTCGCCGTCCGGGTGGCTATGGCCCAGTTGTACTTGCTCTTCATGATCTCGCCGATCTTCTTCTCGCTGTCGACCATTGAGCCGGCGGTGCTGGAGGCGGCAAGCGATATGGGCGCTCGCTGGTGGAACATCCTGTGGGAGATCCTCCTGCCGCTGGCCCGGCCCGGCATCGTGATCGGCGCCGTCTTCGTCTTCGTCCTCAGCATGGGCGACTTCGCGACCGTCCGGCTGATCGGTGGTGGCGCTTCTACCTCCGTCGGGCTGTCGATCCAGAACTTCGTGACATACATGCAGTTTCCCCAGGCGGCTGCGGCGGCCAGCATCCTCGTCCTGGTGACGGTTCTGGGCGTCGTGCTGCTCCTGCGCTGGGGGGCAATCGGGGAGGACCTGTGA
- a CDS encoding tripartite tricarboxylate transporter TctB family protein yields the protein MRLAEYIAAIAVAALGIAAIGLARQLPYRAEFGVGPGFFPLWLGVVLVILSAVLVRSIWQADRQPATPSEPATDEPAPNQIIPAAEARKPWLIFLVSTAAVVLLFSYLGMVISMGLFMLVTVRWVAGRSWRASLAYAVLSPIAFYIAFGVLLSVPLPVGPFGF from the coding sequence ATGCGGCTGGCGGAATACATCGCAGCGATCGCGGTGGCGGCGCTGGGGATCGCTGCCATCGGCCTCGCGCGCCAACTGCCGTATCGCGCCGAATTCGGCGTCGGCCCCGGATTCTTCCCGCTGTGGCTGGGCGTGGTGCTGGTCATCCTCTCGGCGGTCCTGGTTCGGAGCATCTGGCAAGCGGACCGGCAGCCGGCGACCCCAAGTGAGCCGGCAACCGACGAGCCGGCCCCGAACCAGATCATCCCGGCAGCCGAGGCCCGCAAGCCGTGGCTGATCTTCCTGGTCAGCACGGCCGCGGTCGTGTTGCTCTTCTCCTACCTCGGGATGGTCATCTCCATGGGGTTGTTCATGCTGGTTACGGTGCGTTGGGTGGCCGGCCGGTCATGGCGCGCGAGTCTCGCGTACGCCGTCCTATCCCCGATCGCGTTCTACATTGCCTTCGGCGTCTTGCTCTCAGTGCCGCTCCCAGTGGGGCCGTTCGGATTCTAA